From Aristaeella lactis, the proteins below share one genomic window:
- a CDS encoding Ig-like domain-containing protein encodes MRKKCLIWSLVLALCLSTVAPALAANVFLFTEKNITVFEGASVQTALRREGNYAGDGEITYSSARTNVATVAEDGTITGVNKGQTEITASLMRNGKRVGQARATVKVLRAVQKVTLNTTRLSVYNPDDPAVTSLLREATDHQVLVIPAGTSVNLSTTCTPEDASNRQIAYTSSDAGVAKVTNTSLRAVQRGECDLTVASVQNPEVTETFRVLVIQPVKKITIDAGSKKVAAGSTLQLTANCSPDNASITNVTWTSKNPNIATVDEYGVVTGLKKGSANIVATAADGSKISATAFLTVTQSVTSITFAQDNIPVVAGRTVQAKIQILPAEANDRSVTWSSSDESIATVRGGQVTGKKAGTCTITCTSNSNPSVSASATVTVSQLVTRIEGLNSKDELSIKTGETVQLRVNVLPEDATDKSVIFKSLQSKIASVDENGLVTGLSRGTASITVTAKDASKRQATIRVNVIQPVTGVSVQKDLYYVQKGDGTSIKAVIEPKNANNQAVYWSSENEWIATVRSNGTSTGRVEGVNNGVTTVYTYTEDGGFSASTRIRVDNFNEAVMTEELDVNANNQIKITMRNMSQDITIENVHCKIECYDKSGNPMICNKDGQSTYFEADYPFVLQPLERSVHGGFRFHDYVIDQELGMVLLTITSWRDSEGITWYIPESEQIRTQWTRYNYYNNPDQGVG; translated from the coding sequence ATGAGAAAAAAGTGCCTGATCTGGTCGCTGGTATTGGCTTTATGCCTGAGCACGGTTGCTCCGGCACTGGCGGCTAATGTTTTTTTATTCACTGAAAAGAATATCACCGTGTTCGAAGGTGCGTCTGTCCAGACCGCGCTCCGCCGGGAAGGAAACTATGCCGGCGACGGTGAGATCACTTACTCCAGCGCACGGACGAACGTGGCGACCGTTGCCGAAGACGGAACGATCACCGGCGTGAATAAGGGCCAGACTGAAATCACCGCCTCCCTGATGCGCAACGGCAAGCGGGTCGGACAGGCACGCGCCACGGTCAAGGTGCTGCGCGCGGTTCAGAAGGTGACGTTGAACACGACAAGGCTTTCCGTATACAACCCGGATGATCCGGCTGTCACCTCCCTGCTGCGGGAGGCGACAGATCACCAGGTGCTGGTGATTCCGGCCGGCACAAGCGTCAATCTGTCCACAACCTGCACCCCCGAGGACGCCAGCAACCGCCAGATTGCTTATACTTCATCTGACGCGGGCGTCGCAAAGGTGACGAACACTTCCCTGCGGGCTGTGCAGCGCGGCGAGTGCGACCTGACTGTCGCGAGCGTGCAGAATCCCGAGGTTACGGAGACCTTCCGGGTGCTGGTAATCCAGCCCGTCAAGAAGATCACGATCGACGCAGGCTCCAAAAAGGTCGCTGCGGGCTCTACGCTTCAGCTGACCGCAAACTGTTCCCCGGATAACGCGTCCATCACCAACGTTACCTGGACATCCAAGAACCCGAACATCGCCACGGTGGATGAATATGGTGTGGTAACCGGCCTGAAAAAGGGAAGCGCGAACATTGTCGCCACGGCAGCGGACGGATCCAAGATCTCCGCGACGGCTTTCCTGACCGTTACCCAGTCGGTAACCTCCATTACTTTTGCGCAGGACAATATCCCGGTGGTGGCCGGACGGACTGTGCAGGCGAAGATCCAGATCCTCCCGGCAGAGGCAAACGACCGGTCGGTGACCTGGTCTTCCTCCGATGAGTCGATCGCCACAGTGCGGGGCGGCCAGGTAACCGGCAAGAAAGCGGGTACCTGCACAATCACCTGCACGAGCAACTCCAACCCCTCTGTGTCGGCTTCCGCAACGGTGACCGTCAGCCAGCTGGTTACCAGGATCGAAGGCCTGAATTCGAAGGATGAACTGAGCATCAAGACCGGTGAGACCGTACAGCTGAGAGTGAACGTGCTTCCCGAGGATGCCACGGACAAGAGTGTGATCTTCAAGAGCCTGCAGTCGAAGATCGCGTCGGTGGATGAGAACGGCCTTGTGACGGGCCTGAGCCGCGGCACGGCTTCCATTACCGTGACGGCCAAGGACGCGTCCAAGCGGCAGGCAACCATACGGGTGAACGTCATCCAGCCTGTGACCGGCGTATCGGTCCAGAAAGACCTGTACTATGTGCAGAAGGGAGACGGAACCTCCATCAAGGCGGTCATCGAACCGAAGAACGCCAACAACCAGGCGGTGTACTGGTCCTCTGAAAACGAGTGGATCGCGACGGTGCGTTCCAACGGCACCAGCACCGGACGGGTTGAGGGCGTCAATAACGGCGTGACCACGGTTTACACCTATACCGAGGACGGTGGCTTCTCCGCATCGACCCGGATCAGGGTGGACAACTTCAACGAAGCGGTGATGACCGAAGAACTGGATGTGAACGCGAACAACCAGATCAAGATCACCATGCGGAACATGAGCCAGGATATCACGATCGAGAACGTCCACTGCAAGATCGAATGCTACGACAAGAGCGGCAATCCCATGATCTGCAACAAGGACGGACAGAGCACGTATTTCGAAGCGGATTATCCCTTCGTACTGCAGCCGCTGGAGCGGTCGGTCCACGGCGGGTTCCGGTTCCACGATTACGTGATCGACCAGGAACTGGGCATGGTGCTGCTGACCATCACCAGCTGGCGGGATTCCGAGGGAATCACCTGGTACATTCCGGAAAGTGAACAGATCCGGACGCAGTGGACAAGGTACAACTATTACAATAATCCGGATCAGGGTGTGGGATAA
- the mnmG gene encoding tRNA uridine-5-carboxymethylaminomethyl(34) synthesis enzyme MnmG: MAELVVIGAGHAGCEAALAAARMGIDTILLTLNMDGIALMACNPVIGGSAKGHLVRELDALGGEMGLAIDDTFLQSRMLNTGKGPAVHSLRAQADKQQYQNRMRRALMTQDRLTVRQGEAASIETENGRVTAVTTVTGARIPCRAVVVATGVYLKGSIIIGEHRHDGGPQGLMNASELSASLTELGFQLRRYKTGTPARVDVRTIDFDEMQEQKGDDPVTPFSFLTDRKLENTYSCYLTWTTPETHKIILDNLHRAPLYSGKIHGIGPRYCPSIEDKVVRFADKDRHQIFLEPEGKESREWYVQGMSTSMPEDVQWLMYRTLPGLRHCEFTRLGYAIEYDCIDSLELRPTLESLRIGGLFFAGQINGTSGYEEAACQGLLAGMNAALELQGREQIILTRDMAYIGVLTDDLTTKGTDEPYRMMTSRAEHRLYLRQDNADLRLTEIGYKVGLASEERLERTIRKREETAELIRQLETTRFAPGEKLNSFLTEKGQPEAAGSLKAEDLLKRPEITLKDLTELQPEWEEVSSAVAEQAEISVKYAGYLEKEAHMIRQARLMEETLLPKDICYAEIEHLRLEARQKLDKQKPVSLGAAGRIPGVNPADVAVLQVWLHKHNQEK; this comes from the coding sequence ATGGCAGAACTGGTAGTTATCGGCGCGGGGCACGCGGGATGCGAGGCAGCGCTTGCCGCCGCGCGAATGGGTATTGACACAATTCTCTTAACTTTGAATATGGATGGTATCGCGCTGATGGCCTGTAACCCGGTCATCGGCGGATCCGCCAAGGGGCATCTGGTTCGTGAACTGGATGCCCTTGGTGGGGAAATGGGCCTTGCCATTGACGATACCTTCCTGCAGAGCCGTATGCTGAATACGGGCAAAGGCCCCGCGGTTCATTCCCTGCGGGCACAGGCGGACAAGCAGCAGTACCAGAACCGGATGCGCCGGGCCCTCATGACCCAGGACCGGCTGACGGTACGGCAGGGAGAAGCGGCTTCCATTGAAACCGAAAACGGCAGGGTAACAGCGGTGACAACAGTCACAGGCGCAAGGATCCCCTGCAGGGCGGTGGTGGTGGCAACCGGCGTATACCTGAAGGGCAGCATCATCATCGGTGAGCACCGGCATGACGGCGGTCCCCAGGGCCTGATGAACGCCTCCGAGCTTTCCGCCAGCCTGACGGAGTTGGGTTTCCAGCTGCGCAGATACAAGACCGGCACCCCGGCGCGGGTAGACGTGCGAACCATCGATTTTGACGAGATGCAGGAGCAGAAGGGCGATGACCCGGTGACGCCGTTCTCCTTCCTGACAGACCGGAAGCTGGAGAACACCTACAGCTGCTACCTGACCTGGACTACGCCTGAAACCCATAAGATCATCCTGGATAACCTCCACCGGGCGCCGCTGTACAGCGGAAAGATCCACGGTATCGGTCCGCGGTACTGCCCGAGCATTGAGGACAAGGTGGTCCGGTTTGCCGATAAGGACCGGCATCAGATCTTCCTGGAACCGGAAGGAAAGGAAAGCCGCGAATGGTATGTGCAGGGCATGAGCACCTCCATGCCGGAGGATGTGCAGTGGCTTATGTACCGGACACTTCCTGGCCTGCGTCACTGCGAGTTTACCCGCCTGGGCTATGCCATTGAATACGACTGCATTGACTCGCTGGAACTGCGCCCGACACTGGAAAGCCTGCGCATCGGCGGCCTGTTCTTTGCCGGACAGATCAACGGCACCAGCGGCTATGAGGAGGCGGCCTGCCAGGGCCTGCTGGCGGGGATGAACGCGGCCTTGGAACTGCAGGGCAGGGAACAGATCATCCTGACCCGGGATATGGCGTACATCGGCGTACTGACGGATGACCTGACAACCAAGGGAACGGATGAGCCCTACCGGATGATGACTTCCCGGGCGGAACACCGGCTGTACCTGCGGCAGGACAATGCGGACCTGCGGTTGACGGAGATCGGCTACAAGGTCGGACTCGCTTCAGAGGAACGACTGGAGAGGACCATCAGGAAGCGGGAGGAAACGGCGGAACTGATCCGGCAGCTGGAAACAACCCGGTTTGCCCCCGGAGAGAAGCTGAACAGCTTCCTGACGGAAAAGGGCCAGCCGGAGGCGGCCGGATCCCTGAAGGCGGAAGATCTGCTGAAACGGCCGGAGATCACTCTGAAGGATCTGACAGAACTCCAGCCGGAGTGGGAGGAGGTATCTTCCGCTGTTGCGGAGCAGGCGGAGATATCCGTAAAGTACGCGGGTTACCTGGAAAAGGAAGCGCACATGATCCGCCAGGCGCGCCTGATGGAAGAAACCCTGCTGCCGAAGGATATCTGCTATGCGGAGATCGAACACCTGCGGCTGGAAGCGCGACAGAAGCTGGACAAGCAGAAGCCGGTTTCTCTGGGAGCGGCGGGACGGATTCCCGGCGTGAATCCCGCGGATGTGGCGGTGCTGCAGGTATGGCTGCATAAGCATAATCAGGAAAAGTGA
- a CDS encoding aminotransferase class I/II-fold pyridoxal phosphate-dependent enzyme — translation MSNLDAQSVCRRLEADQTLATLFDILRDYGEAPAAYWLEGEQERTRSYAEMTLRADDYAACLNSLGLEEGWIGVAVDTCHDWPSLYWGIMRSGHNALLLDASAPDNVIQGLLDEAHCRQVVSLKPRALSGNVRQIDFKTIREAPRTIGFTPVWGEYTAMCTSGTTGTSRIFAYNSKAVCAQALNAYELFKVNPRIIHPVNTGRKTLAFLPFHHVLGFMGNMILSMFMGTANVFLQDRTPNSILNTCHHFPPNLLIMVPLVGNSLVRSVEKGLKKENKAKQSAFKTLKALSLARQAISPEAGLNWAEKSAFAALNEKLIGTEVDVVIFGGSHTPTETLRTLNALGYYTVTGYGMTETAINGFEREMSLKYRLNGSVGKPLPAAEYRIVPDKEGSKTGELQVRGSGIHSGRVINGQILPPDTVDDGWLPTGDIAQLDATGRLYIRGRLKDVIINESGENVYPDDMEDAFAALNGVDQFCVVGLRRNRRDNNEDIVLVMNVGENYTDDQYLDKLAAKVADANRKLPIYTQLNRAIVTPNKLPLVSGIKVKRIELKRMYAEGELTYRELDLHGQNVGAEVAAAARIETKSAKHDEILKKVRTMYAEALEISESEITDNANFIEDLQGDSLQVLSIALKAEEEWGITIPAEEYGSCATVAGMAQVVETLLEGPAESDKPKERVPVRPITRFEDTPEYKHFLERQEALVGKGDNPYFVAHESPLLDTGIIDGKEVLEFGSYNYVGMSGRKEVKDAAKAAIDKYGTSASGSRLLAGEKQIHKDLEKEIADWKHTEDAIVCVGGHSTNVTFVGNFCGKNDLILYDALAHNSIEQGCKLSDATSRPFPHSDTAALETILKSQRAYYEKVLIVIEGAYSMDGDIAPVPDFVRIKKEYGCFLMVDEAHSACVIGKTGGGVDEYFGLNGDDIDIKYGTLSKGLGTCGGYLAGKKCLIDYLRYNMPGFVFSVGISPALAAGSLEAIRTLRTHPEIMEHLRTAIKAFADSARRRHLDICLAGETAVLPVLVGKDEDAWFLSNELKKRGVSVPPAMYPAVPKGKARLRFCVISEHKPEQIEKALDILEATAREYGIELPRRNYDKAEDPTPVL, via the coding sequence ATGAGCAATCTTGACGCGCAGTCTGTTTGCCGCAGACTGGAAGCTGATCAAACGCTGGCCACCCTGTTCGACATCCTCCGGGATTACGGAGAGGCACCCGCCGCCTACTGGCTGGAAGGTGAACAGGAAAGAACCCGCTCCTACGCAGAAATGACCCTCCGGGCGGATGACTACGCCGCCTGCCTGAACTCTCTCGGCCTTGAAGAGGGCTGGATCGGTGTTGCCGTGGACACCTGCCACGACTGGCCGTCTCTGTACTGGGGCATTATGCGCTCCGGACATAACGCCCTGCTGCTGGACGCGTCCGCGCCCGACAATGTGATCCAGGGCCTGCTGGATGAAGCGCACTGCCGCCAGGTCGTTTCCCTGAAACCCAGGGCCCTGTCCGGCAATGTCCGTCAGATCGACTTTAAGACCATCCGGGAAGCTCCGCGCACCATCGGTTTCACTCCCGTCTGGGGTGAATATACCGCCATGTGCACCAGCGGCACCACCGGCACCAGCCGCATCTTTGCCTACAACAGCAAAGCAGTTTGTGCCCAGGCGCTGAATGCTTATGAGCTTTTCAAAGTGAATCCCCGGATCATCCATCCTGTGAACACCGGGCGTAAAACCCTGGCTTTCCTGCCCTTCCACCATGTGCTGGGTTTCATGGGCAACATGATCCTTTCCATGTTCATGGGCACCGCCAACGTGTTCCTGCAGGACCGCACCCCCAATTCCATCCTGAACACCTGCCACCATTTCCCGCCGAACCTGCTGATTATGGTTCCCCTGGTGGGCAACAGCCTGGTGCGTTCCGTGGAAAAGGGACTGAAAAAAGAAAACAAGGCCAAGCAGAGCGCTTTCAAGACCCTGAAGGCCCTGTCCCTCGCCCGTCAGGCCATCTCTCCTGAAGCCGGCCTCAACTGGGCGGAAAAATCCGCTTTCGCTGCACTGAATGAGAAGCTCATCGGCACCGAGGTGGATGTAGTCATCTTCGGCGGCAGCCATACGCCCACCGAGACCCTTCGCACCCTGAACGCGCTGGGATACTACACCGTAACCGGCTACGGCATGACGGAAACCGCCATCAACGGTTTTGAAAGGGAGATGTCCCTCAAATACCGGCTGAACGGTTCCGTCGGCAAGCCCCTGCCCGCCGCTGAATACCGGATCGTTCCGGATAAGGAAGGCAGCAAGACCGGCGAGCTGCAGGTCCGCGGCTCCGGCATTCACTCTGGCCGGGTCATCAACGGACAGATCCTGCCGCCCGATACGGTCGATGACGGCTGGCTGCCCACCGGCGACATTGCCCAGCTGGACGCCACCGGCCGCCTGTATATCCGCGGCCGCCTGAAGGATGTCATCATCAACGAATCCGGCGAAAACGTCTATCCTGATGACATGGAAGACGCCTTCGCTGCCCTGAACGGCGTTGATCAGTTCTGTGTGGTCGGCTTACGCCGCAACCGCCGGGACAACAATGAAGATATCGTCCTGGTCATGAACGTCGGTGAAAACTATACCGATGACCAGTACCTGGACAAGCTGGCCGCGAAGGTGGCTGACGCCAACCGCAAGCTGCCCATCTACACTCAGCTGAACCGCGCCATCGTCACGCCCAACAAGCTGCCCCTGGTCAGCGGTATCAAGGTCAAACGGATTGAGCTCAAGCGGATGTATGCGGAAGGCGAGCTGACCTACCGCGAGCTGGATCTCCACGGACAGAACGTGGGCGCCGAAGTGGCCGCCGCAGCCCGGATCGAAACCAAGAGCGCCAAGCACGATGAGATCCTGAAGAAGGTTCGCACCATGTACGCCGAAGCGCTGGAGATCAGCGAAAGCGAGATCACCGATAACGCCAACTTCATTGAGGACCTCCAGGGCGACAGCCTGCAGGTGCTGTCCATCGCGCTGAAAGCCGAAGAGGAATGGGGTATCACCATTCCCGCGGAAGAATACGGCTCCTGCGCTACCGTGGCCGGCATGGCCCAGGTGGTGGAAACCCTGCTGGAAGGCCCCGCTGAAAGCGACAAGCCGAAGGAACGCGTTCCTGTGCGGCCCATCACCCGCTTCGAAGACACGCCTGAATACAAGCATTTCCTGGAGCGCCAGGAAGCGCTGGTCGGCAAGGGTGACAATCCCTACTTCGTAGCCCATGAATCTCCCCTTCTGGACACCGGCATCATTGACGGCAAGGAAGTGCTGGAGTTCGGTTCCTACAACTACGTCGGTATGTCCGGCCGCAAGGAAGTCAAGGACGCCGCCAAGGCCGCCATTGACAAATACGGCACCAGTGCCAGCGGCAGCCGCCTTCTGGCCGGTGAAAAGCAGATCCACAAGGACCTGGAAAAAGAGATTGCTGACTGGAAGCACACCGAAGACGCCATCGTCTGCGTCGGCGGTCACTCCACCAACGTCACCTTCGTGGGCAACTTCTGCGGCAAGAATGACCTGATCCTGTACGACGCCCTGGCCCACAACTCCATTGAGCAGGGCTGCAAGCTGTCTGACGCGACCTCCAGGCCGTTCCCCCACAGCGACACCGCTGCCCTGGAAACCATCCTGAAGAGCCAGCGCGCTTACTATGAAAAGGTCCTGATCGTCATCGAAGGTGCTTACAGCATGGACGGCGACATCGCTCCCGTGCCGGACTTTGTGCGGATCAAGAAGGAATACGGCTGCTTCCTCATGGTGGACGAAGCTCACAGCGCCTGTGTTATCGGCAAGACAGGCGGCGGTGTGGATGAATACTTCGGCCTCAACGGCGATGATATCGACATCAAGTATGGTACCCTGTCCAAGGGCCTGGGCACCTGCGGCGGCTACCTGGCCGGCAAGAAGTGCCTGATCGACTACCTGCGCTACAACATGCCCGGTTTCGTCTTCAGCGTTGGTATCTCTCCCGCGCTGGCGGCCGGTTCCCTGGAAGCCATCCGCACCCTGCGGACCCATCCGGAGATCATGGAGCACCTGCGCACCGCCATCAAGGCCTTTGCGGACAGTGCGCGGCGCCGTCACCTGGATATCTGCCTGGCCGGTGAAACCGCGGTTCTGCCGGTGCTGGTCGGCAAGGATGAGGACGCCTGGTTCCTCTCCAACGAGCTGAAAAAGCGGGGCGTCAGCGTACCGCCCGCCATGTATCCCGCCGTTCCCAAGGGCAAGGCAAGGCTGCGCTTCTGTGTCATCAGCGAGCACAAGCCCGAGCAGATTGAAAAGGCGCTGGATATCCTGGAAGCCACTGCCCGCGAATATGGTATCGAGCTTCCCCGCCGCAACTATGACAAGGCGGAAGATCCGACTCCGGTGCTGTAA
- a CDS encoding class I SAM-dependent methyltransferase, with product MVKPEELIRNDIPYQRDGKIFHFILNEEQRPAWSKALEDYLVSNRVNLQMKRKYTYQKQMMTRDEKRKHFVDAVSSGQVIVDLASGPSGYFAPVLDSLEEDALFIATDACPSVLQAHAEACRKENFYLFDTDLDRELPFRDESIDIFCGNLLNNVNNYDGLIREAYRCLKPGGKFCVIEMFFDQASVSYKSLKDQKKIWASPETYADYCHSLGFDFTGSDILLTRRGKFSESDYYPLDENDVMTIRTMYFEKN from the coding sequence ATGGTAAAACCTGAAGAACTGATCAGGAATGATATCCCCTATCAGCGGGATGGAAAGATCTTTCATTTTATCCTGAATGAAGAACAAAGGCCTGCCTGGTCCAAGGCCCTGGAGGATTATCTGGTCAGCAACCGTGTGAATCTGCAGATGAAAAGAAAATATACCTATCAGAAGCAGATGATGACGCGGGATGAGAAAAGGAAACACTTTGTCGATGCTGTTTCTTCAGGACAGGTGATTGTCGATCTGGCGAGCGGGCCTTCCGGGTATTTCGCGCCGGTACTGGACAGCCTGGAGGAAGATGCGCTGTTCATTGCCACGGATGCTTGTCCTTCCGTGCTTCAGGCTCATGCAGAAGCATGCCGAAAAGAGAACTTTTATCTGTTTGACACAGACCTGGACAGGGAATTGCCATTTCGGGATGAAAGCATTGACATATTCTGCGGGAACCTGCTGAATAATGTAAACAACTATGACGGGCTCATCCGCGAAGCATATCGCTGCCTGAAACCCGGCGGAAAATTCTGCGTTATAGAGATGTTTTTTGATCAGGCCTCTGTGTCATATAAAAGCCTGAAAGACCAGAAAAAGATCTGGGCTTCCCCGGAAACCTACGCGGATTATTGCCATTCCCTTGGTTTTGATTTCACCGGCTCGGATATACTGCTGACCCGCAGGGGAAAATTTTCTGAAAGCGACTATTATCCGCTGGATGAAAACGATGTGATGACAATACGGACGATGTATTTTGAAAAGAACTGA
- a CDS encoding AraC family transcriptional regulator — MTWISGIQRVLDYIEENLDGDICYDEMTKLSGSGAYHLQRSFSLLTGMTLTEYIRQRRLTLAAGDLIRGMKVIDTALKYGYDSQDGFARAFARFHGILPSEVRDCSARLNACSPLHVNLILKGGSMMEYKIEHKPSMRLLGIRRRFDGAPFGTNRGEQEEKFFISTRASQWLLRGMASDSSDGSKDTDIAVVTDVNEDGYLFWYCSKPDGWTIEHLYDPAVTGIDFMDRFEFETLDIPEGNYAVFHTSHTKMPIDDYVSLREKIAAEWLPGSNYTLRNAPELAIYHWYQAPDNNKRYIEIWIPVEE, encoded by the coding sequence ATGACATGGATATCCGGAATACAGCGTGTATTGGACTACATTGAGGAAAACCTGGATGGGGATATCTGTTATGATGAGATGACAAAGCTGTCCGGATCAGGAGCGTATCACCTGCAGCGTTCCTTTTCGCTTCTGACAGGCATGACGTTAACCGAATATATCCGTCAGCGGAGATTAACACTCGCGGCAGGCGATCTGATCCGGGGAATGAAAGTAATTGATACCGCCCTGAAATACGGATATGATTCCCAGGATGGGTTTGCCCGTGCTTTTGCCAGATTTCATGGAATCCTGCCGAGTGAGGTACGTGATTGCTCGGCACGGCTGAACGCCTGCTCACCTCTGCACGTAAACTTAATTTTGAAAGGTGGCAGTATGATGGAGTACAAAATCGAGCACAAACCTTCCATGCGCTTATTGGGCATCCGGCGGCGCTTTGATGGAGCGCCCTTTGGAACAAATCGGGGAGAGCAGGAAGAAAAATTCTTCATCTCTACGCGGGCATCCCAATGGCTTCTGCGCGGCATGGCGTCTGACAGCAGTGATGGCAGCAAAGATACGGATATTGCGGTTGTTACAGACGTCAATGAGGATGGTTATCTGTTCTGGTATTGCTCAAAACCGGATGGGTGGACAATTGAACACCTTTATGATCCGGCGGTGACAGGCATTGATTTCATGGATCGTTTTGAGTTTGAAACATTGGATATACCGGAAGGGAACTACGCGGTTTTCCATACATCTCATACGAAAATGCCGATTGATGATTACGTCAGTCTGCGGGAGAAGATCGCTGCCGAATGGCTCCCCGGTTCCAACTATACCCTGCGGAATGCGCCGGAACTGGCGATCTATCACTGGTATCAGGCTCCGGATAACAACAAGCGCTATATTGAGATCTGGATTCCTGTTGAAGAATAA